In Candidatus Methylomirabilota bacterium, one DNA window encodes the following:
- a CDS encoding SPOR domain-containing protein codes for MRRREPTWGSQTASALVLVGFVVVVGFVFLAGVLAGRHWPRLLPSLGGVPAPRPEPDTRRVAQPERPPAPVLSFYQDLRAPLPPQPLPPRSRPRPSPLAAPEPASPETPRPPARERDPLPAVATRRMAGPELPRPRFTIQVAAFRTRPQAENMRQALVKGGYDAYVSEIQGPNGARYRVRVGTYPTRDNAQEAARRLAAERRLTTFVTAR; via the coding sequence GTGAGGCGGCGCGAGCCGACGTGGGGCAGCCAGACGGCGTCCGCCCTCGTCCTCGTCGGCTTCGTGGTCGTGGTCGGCTTCGTCTTCCTCGCCGGCGTGCTGGCGGGGCGTCACTGGCCGCGCCTGTTGCCGTCGCTGGGCGGTGTCCCCGCTCCGCGACCCGAGCCGGACACGCGCCGGGTGGCCCAACCCGAGCGGCCGCCCGCTCCGGTGCTCAGCTTCTACCAGGATCTGCGGGCGCCGCTGCCGCCGCAGCCGCTGCCGCCGCGGTCGCGGCCGCGACCATCCCCCCTGGCTGCGCCGGAGCCCGCCAGTCCCGAGACGCCCCGGCCGCCGGCGCGCGAGCGCGATCCCCTACCGGCGGTGGCGACCCGGCGAATGGCCGGGCCGGAGCTGCCCCGCCCGCGGTTCACCATCCAGGTCGCCGCCTTCCGCACACGCCCGCAGGCCGAGAACATGCGCCAGGCCCTCGTCAAGGGTGGCTACGACGCCTACGTCTCCGAGATCCAGGGGCCGAACGGGGCGCGCTATCGCGTGCGGGTCGGCACGTACCCCACGCGCGACAACGCCCAGGAGGCGGCCCGGCGCCTGGCCGCCGAGCGGCGGCTGACGACCTTCGTCACCGCTCGCTGA